The following DNA comes from Coleofasciculus sp. FACHB-1120.
ATCTCCATTTCAATCCATCATCGGGATCTAGACCTAAACTCCGCTTAGCGCACTCTGCTTAGCGCTTAGATCCTACACTAATTTACGTATAGCTCTATCAACGTTTTTTGAGAAAATCTGAAACTCGCACTATGCAACCAGCCACCACTCCCAGTCAATCTCCAGAGATGGATGCCCCCAAGTACGGCTTACCCGTGACGATCATTACAGGTTTCCTTGGCAGTGGCAAGACCACTCTCCTCAATCACATCTTGACCAATCAGCAAGGCGTCAAAACCGCTGTTCTGGTTAATGAATTCGGTGAAATCGGCATTGATAATGAGTTGATTGTCACCACCGGCGAGGATATGGTGGAGTTGAGTAACGGTTGTATCTGCTGCACCATTAACAACGATCTCGTGGAAGCCGTCTACAAAGTTCTGGAACGTGAAGAAAAGGTCGATTATCTGGTAGTCGAGACAACCGGACTCGCAGATCCCCTGCCAGTGGCACTTACCTTTTTAGGTACCGAACTGCGAGACATGACCCGCCTAGATTCCATCATTACGGTGGTAGATTCGGAAAACTTCAGTCTCGATTTATTTAACAGTGAAGCCGCCGCCAGCCAGATTGCATACGGTGATATCATCCTGCTCAACAAGGCAGACCTGGTGGATGAAGCAGACTTAGACTCCCTAGAAGTCAGAATTCGGGATATGAAAGGCGGTGCCAGGATTATGCGAACCACTAAGGGACAGGTACCGCTGCCGTTACTTCTCAGCGTCGGTTTATTTGAAACTGACAAATATTTCCAAAACGAAGAGGCAGCAAAGGGTCACGACCATCACCACCACGACCATGACAATGACCACGATCATCACGATCATCACGACGATCATAATGATTGCGACCACGATCATGGTGTTTGCACCCACGACCATCACGACCACGATCATCACTCCCACCACTTGGAAAATGACGGGTTTACCTCGATTTCCTTTGAAAGCGACAAGCCTTTTGCTATTAAGAAGTTTCAAAATTTCTTAGATAATCAGCTACCCTCAACCGTCTTTCGTGCCAAAGGAATTCTTTGGTTTGATGAAAGTCCTCGGCGTCATATTTTCCACCTGTGCGGCAAGCGCTTCTCCATCGACGATGAAGATTGGAAAGGGCAACCAAAAAGCCAGTTGGTACTGATTGGTCAGGATTTAGATAAAGAAACCCTGCAACAGCAAATCAAAAGTTGTGTCTGTGTACCTTCTACCACTCGCGGTAAGGGCTTTGGGAAATAGTCTTGAGTAATTAGCAATTAACTAATTACTAATAGCATTTCTCAGTTAGGTCAAATAGATTGCGGCTCTAATGTTTGGTCGGGACATGGCATTGTCATGTCCCTACAGATGTATCGAAGCTAATTATGCGTGTTGTCATTCAGCGAGTTAAATCCTCACAAGTTGAAGTTTCAAATCGAATAATCGGCAAAATCGGGCGCGGACTTAATTTACTCGTAGGCATTGCTGAAACGGATACCGAAGCCGAGCTGGAGTGGATGGCTCGTAAATGTCTGGAATTGCGCTTATTTCCAGATGAGCAAAATGGTAGCGGGCGTTGGGAGAAATCCGTTCTAGAAATTGGGGGAGAACTGCTGGTAGTCAGCCAATTCACTCTCTACGGAGATTGTCGCAAAGGACGCCGCCCCTCTTTTGATAAATCTGCTGCGCCTGCGATCGCCCAAAATCTTTACGAACAATTTATCGCTAAGTTGCGCCAGAGCGGTTTGCGCGTGGAAACAGGCGAATTTGGGGCGATGATGCAGGTAGCAATTCAGAATGATGGCCCTGTTACTTTGCTGCTGGAAAGAGAAGCTGGATAAAATCCGCAACCCCACCCCTTGAACGAGGAGGGGCAAGATAGGATAGCGATCGCTAACCTAAGTAGAAGAATTGTCTCAAGTAATTGACTGGCGGCGACGGCGGGAGTTACCAATTATCCCCAGAATGGCAAGGCTGAAAATTCCCAAAGTCGCAGAGGGTTCAGGTACGCTGACGATATTATCAGCAATCTGAACATCAGCCCACACCAGGCGATGATCGGAACTGGGGAATGGGAACGTTCCCACTAGAGGAAATAGGGGATCGCTACTCTTAGGCCAGAATACAGCTGCATCAACAATCTCTAAATCCTGCGATGGTAAAACGTAATCTACGCGCAAATTACCGGGTGTCCCATCCGCAAAGTCAGCTGTATCAAATATTGGGTTACTTTTATGGGTTAGATTAGCACCGCCCTGCAAAATTGCCTGTTCTGTACCGCCTTCACTGGTGGGAGTAACGCTGGTATTGACAAGCGGATTATTCAGCAATTGCTGTATTGCACCGGGTAAGCTATCTCCATCAAAAGGATCGGAATTTTGGTCGCCCATGATCACAAAGCTTGAACCAGCATTCAGTCCTCCAAAGGTGCGCTGATCGTCGTAGATGTAATCGCCTTCTCCGGGTGTGATATAGTCTGCCCAAAAGCGAATTTCGTCAAAATTCCGCCTACCGTTGCGGTCTTCGAGACCGTCAAAGACTGGCGGCGTAGGATGGCTCAGGAGAGCGTGAACAATCTCTCCATTAACGTTAATAGGGACATCCCAGTGACTCTTGGAGGAGAGACGAACTACCTCAAGTTCTGCTTCGGAGTACCAGTCATTGGGTTCGGGTGTCGCTGGGTTGTCGGGAAGTAAGGCTCCCGGCATATCTTTCCACAGGAAGGTTTGGAAGGTGCGGATGCTTTCTTCTAAAATTGGATACTTGGAGTACAACGCCATGCCATACTGTCCGGGGAAGAATCCGAAGCCATAGGCATCGTTTGGACCGCCGACTGTGCCATTGTTGTCTAGGTCAAATCCAGAAGGTATGCCAGTGTTAGAGGGTGCAACGTAGCGATATTGATATTCACCGGGGGAAGCACCATTCTGGCTAATTGAAAGGTAGTTATTTTGAAATAGTTGGGCTGCTGTTCCGCCTTCTACATAGTCGAATTCGTTGATTAACAGCACGTCAGGGTTGACTCGTTGGATGATTTCAGCAACGGTCTTTGCTTGTGCGTTGTCCAGGGTTGACAAATCGGTAATGAGTTGACCTTCAGCGTTGCGGTTTAGTGAGGCGTTGAATGTGGCAAAGCGGAGAGTGGTGGCTTGGGCTGACCCAGACGCGATCGCGATCGCTCCTAATATCCCTGCTGTCAGCAATCCTCCGGATACAAGGCGATCGAACCGGGAAATTAGAGCTTTCTGGATCTTCATAGCAACCGTGTTTGTACTTAGCTTTGGTTATTCCTCACACAGTAGCGATCGCACGTTAAGACAACCCTATGAAGCTAATAAGCAGGTTTTAAGATGCCTCATCTTCACGGAAGCTTCATAAAAAACCTACTTATTTAACAGAAATGTAAAGTTATGAGACTTAAGCGAAGTGTCAAGGGAAAATATTTTGCCACCAAGGCCTAGAATTGCTTTGTGCAACAGGCATTTTCTTGCGAATATCCTGAATATTCCACCCTGTCAGCTTCGCTAAAGTCTGCGCTTCTTGTTCAAATCGTCTAGTCAAAGACTTTTTGTACTGTTGACCCGCTTGACACTTCACATCTCCCGTAAAGGGATGGCGTAGAACATAACGACCTTGAAAATTTTGGTTATTTGATGTTTCTTGGAAAACTAAATCTTCCGGAAACTTATCGCGGGTATACCGAACATGGAGACGGGTGATAAACACATCATTAGAAGGAGCAATGGATCTCCGGAAAGGCGCTGACTCGTGGCTACCCGAATCTAGCCAAAAGACACCAGCTTTCCGCAGTTCTTCTCGATTTAAAGGTTCGGCAGAACATGGATCGCAGCTACCCATATCCCAGGCATATTCCAGAAAGGCAACCTTTTTATCTTCACGAGTGTAAGAAGTTTGAAACATCGATTTGTAGAAATCGCTAAATTCGTTTTTAACGAATACTGGAATTTCAGCATCCGAAGGGACTTTTACAGTCCGGTAATTGGTAACTTCAGCTTGTCCTTTAGGGGATAAAACGTAAACAATTAAATCCTGCTCGGTGGTAGCGTTAATCATCCCTAGACGAATCGGCAACATAAATTTAGGCGATTCGTAAGCCATCTGTAAGGGTCGCAGAAACTGAGAACCGGAATTTTGAAATTCTTTAAGATTGACTTTTGCAACAAAGAACTTCATGTTTTGCCGGATATAGGGTTGCAGCAGTTGTTTTGCACCCTGTGGAATCTTATATCCGTTGCGATTTAGCCACGTTTCTAGACCGTTTGATTCCTTTGCGCTGAGAATAACAATGTCATACTCTCCTACATTGAAACGAGCTTCTACCGTGACACCCAAGCTATTGTCTTCATCCCTGCTAGCTCTTGCAGCGCCTGACGCTGGTGCGGCTGCTGGTGCAGCGAGTCTCTCGTACATGACCGGATTACAAGGATCTTCGTCGAAATATTCCACCAGTCGCGGCGCACTAAAAGCATCTAATCGTTCGATAATTTTAGGGTCGCCAACGTGAACCTGTTCTTTCTGAAGCACTGTTGGAACGGGGACAACCAAGGCAAAGTCTTTGACATCGCCTTGATAGTCATTCGCCATCGTTAAAATAGTGCGATCGCGATCGCGAGCAATTACCACTTGCGAGGCTTTATTGTAAAGCTTTGTATCCGCTTTTGCCACATAGAAGCCACAAAATCCCCAGGCTGTCGGAGCAAAGCAAATAACAGCCAGAAGCGTTATCACTAAAGTTTTCCCAATCCGAAATAGCTTCATTGCCGCCTCTTCTAGTAAGTAAGTAGTAAAAATTTACGCTTGTAGATACGTCTCAGATTCAATTTCCTCAGATTTATTAATGACTAAATTACTGAATGTCGGTGAGGGGTTCTCTCCCCATGAAAATCGGGGCGCTGTCCAGATAAAATCTAGAAATATGGTCAAGGGTGCCAAAGCAAATAAAGCCCAAAAAACCGCAGTGGATACAAAAAATTGATTTCGCAAGAGAAAAGTTAAGCAGCCAATAGAAACTGCCCATACTAAACGCCCAATCCTAGCGTTAGGAATAGAACGAGGATCTGTAATCATAAATAGAGCGAATAATAACAAAGAACCGCTCATCAATCGATGTAAAAATACATCCCACGTCCAACCAAGCCAAATATTGCGAATAGCTTCCAAAAAAGCGTAGGAACCTAAAAAAGCCGCAGTTGTATCCCAACGACCGACTCGTTTTAAAATCGTCCCCCCTGTGCCTGCAAATAACAGCGCATACCACCATTCATCTCCCCATTGTCCGGGCGAAACCCAGGCATCTTTTGTCAAGATAAGTGCTGCAATAATGCCAAAATTAGCAGGATTAAAAAAATGCTTGTTCCGAAAATTAAAAATAAATTTACTGATAATTGCGAAAGAGCCTGCCAATATCATCGTGCTGTAACTATCGGCTCTTAGTAGCAAACTCAAACCTAAAGCCGTAATCAAGGCACTCCGTAATGAAAGCTTGGCAAGAACATTTGTTAAACCAGAATCAATTTCATTTGGACAATTATCTTGTACCGGAAGCAAATTGAATAGATTTTGTTTAATCGATACTGCTAGCGACTGAGTTACTAGACAAGTTATCATCACCACTAGAATTAGATCCGGTCTTAGCGTCCAGTCTCTTGTCCAAATCCCCAAAAACAGGAACAAGGATAGAAACAGAATTTGATAGTCTCGGACATCTTTTAGCAGCATTGCCGATTAATAGCAGGATTACCCGTATCTTTCTCCTGAATCTAGACGCAATAAGATGCAAACAGGGCTTCTGTTACAGAAATTGTTACAAAGATGCCGGTTAGCCAAAACGGTTTTTACAAGCGATTCAGATCCCAAACTTCTTGGAGAAGTCGGGATCTCGCCAATGCTTTTCATGAATTTTAAAAAGACTTTCAAAAGTAGTCTATGTAGCAATCTTCTTTTAGTTAGGAGCCAGTGATTTAGCTTTCCGACTTCTTCATAATCAGCAACTCTCATTTGTGAATTAGAGAACCCCTCCAGGTTAATAGCTATGCTTTACTCATAAGTCCAAAAACCCTGTAGGGCTTCGCATTTGAGCGATAACTTGAGGACAAAAACGGGCAACTCGCTATCCAAAGGCTGCGCCCTTTCCCGTAGCATGACAGGGTTTTCAACAGATGTGGGTAAAGTATAGAGGTTATGGGGACGTTGTCACGACTTCAATCCCCCTGCGGATACTCCTCCCATAAGGTTGTTGTTTGCCGCAGACTCAGATAGTCCCCATTGCCTAAAATCAAATGATCTAGCAGCGGAATACTTAAATATTGCGCTCCCATCAACAACTGGCGCGTCAAATCGATATCTTCCTGACTCGGTTCAATGCTCCCTGACGGATGATTGTGTGCAATAATCAGCCTCGTCGCACCCTGGCGAAGGACTTCTCGGAAAATCTCGCGGGGAGGAGCCAACGTTTCAGTCGCAGTGCCAATGGTAATCACTTGAGTACCCACCAAGCGATTCTTCACATCCAACAGCACAACAGCAAATCGTTCTTGCATCTGCCACATCAACTCATGACTGAGTGCAGCAGCAGCAGCAGCAGGACTGTCTATCATGGTGCTAACTCCGGGGCGAGATAGAAACGCCCGTTTTCCTAACTCAACGGCTGCTAGAATTGTGGTTGCTTTTGCTGGCCCTACACCTGGGATTTTTGTCAACTCTTGAACGCTGATATCTCGTAACATATCCAGCGGATCGCGTTGGTGTTGACTTAATTCTTGTAATATGTACTGCCCAAGACCGACAGCAGAGAGTTTCCCTGCTCCTTGACCCGTGCCTAGCAGAATCGCAATTAGCTCAGCGGTTGCAAGATTTTTGGCTCCCTGAGCCATTAATCGTTCGCGAGGACGTTCGCTAAGGGGTATATCTGCAATTCTGAGGCAATAGGTCATAAATGCACCGGGAAAGACTATATCTAGTTTTCCCGATAGTCTCGCAAGAGTTGCGATCGCGCCAAGAACAAAACAATTAAGAATTAAAAATTAAAAATTGATAAATTCAACTTTTAATTTTGCATTTTTAATTTTTTAATTCTTTACTGTGTGGATATTTGCAGCTTTGAGCATATGATAGGCAACCAGTAGCTGAGTCAGTGCCAGAGGGTAACTTTGGAGCGTTTCCCCTGTTGTCCCGACGAGAGTACCCAGATTGGGGGTGCCGTCCAAGCTACAGAAAGGCAGTAAATCGGGGATGTCGTTACACAGCATCCGCTCTAAGTCTTTGACTTGTTCGCTCGTGGCTTGACCATCAATTTCTAGCACATCAACCGGCTTACCCATATCCCGCTCAAGTTCCAGGCGAATTGCCGGTTTGTAATTAGGACTGCTTGGGTTCAAAATTTGGGTCAAGCTTGGATGTGGAATTGTTGGTCTGAGTACCAATTGCACATTCAGGTGTGAACTGTTCTCCTCTGGCGTGTCTGTAGGTGGGTAGAAACTGACCACGATATCTGCCCATTGGCGCTGGGGACGGATGTATGCTTCTGAGTCTGGTTCGCGCTTTCTCAATTGTTCGCGAACTTGTTCTTCGTTATAGCCCCGTTTCATCGTATCTCGCTTGATCTTCCACTCAGCGCGTAGAGATTCAGGCGGTGCTAGATAAACTTTTACATCGTGATAGTCACGGGTTTTCATGGTTGAATAACCGAGAAGCCCTTCAACAATCACAAACTTGCTCGGCTTGATATACTCAGGCGGGTCGAACATCCCGGTATCGTGGTTGTAAATCGGCTTCAGGATGGGCTGTCCATTTTGAAGCAGGGACAGGTGTTGCTCCATGATATCCAAGTAGTTGCAGTCGGGATGCAGTGCTGAAATTCCCTTCTCTGCACGCTGAATCCGGTCGTACTTGTGATAATCGTCTGTACAGATAATGGTGACATTTTCTTCACCTAATATCTGAGCAATTCCTCGTGTTAGTGTTGTTTTCCCAGCGGCACTGTCACCAACAATGCCTAGAATAATCGGACGATGGCTCATTTTCCCTCTCGCGCAAAAGCAAGTCCTGCTGGACATTCTGAATTGTTCAATTGTAGAGGGAATAGGGATCAACTCGATCGCAAGAATGCCTGCTGTTTGGGCGTTGGTTCTCAGTGCAGGTTGCGCCAAGCGTGGTCTTTTATCGGCACCCGCTGAGTAAATTATTGTAAATTAATCGCGATGCCAGAGTGCGATCGCAATCTTTAGCGGTGTCTAAAATTAGCTCTACTCGCCCTCAACCGATGAATCCTGCCGTTCCCGCGCTGGGTTAACCGCGATCGCACTCATCAAACAAAACGCGATCGCGCCCTTACTTCATGCAAAACGCGATCGCATCGTTTTAATAACCTCTTAATAACCTCGCGCTGAGTGGATGTAACTCTTAAGAAGAAATACCCCAGGATGGCAATACAACAATCTGCATAATCTACTTAAAGCTATATCTCTCGGCGGAATGCTCTAATCGCTTCTCCAGCGTCAGTTTCTGCCATCAAAATGCAGCGTCTGAGCAGATCGGGATCGAGTTCGCTGAGTCCCGGTAGCTGGCTGCGCTCAATGGGTTCATAGCTACCGTCTCGAAGATGATAATGCTTCAGCAATCCATCTTCCCAAAACCAAACCTCTGGAACGCCCAAAGCTTTATAGCGTTCTAACTTGCTGGTGCCTCCACTGGTAAAGACAACTTCAATCGACAAATCTGGAAGCGACTTCACGCTCCCAATGCAGTAAGATTCGTCCGCTTGAGCCGAGACAACTCCTTCTTTTTCCTGAGTCATCGACCGAGTTGGCTGAAAGAAAATGCCCTTTTCTGCAAGAAAAGTAGTCACCAAGTAACCAATGATACTGGCAAAAATTTCATGTTCGCGTCCCGGCATAAGAATCTCGATCGTCCCGTCATAGTAAAACAGCCGCACCCCAGGAGAACCCTCAAAGCCCTTCTGGATGAACTTGAACTGTTCCCAAGTTCCTTGATGGATAATGCGTTGGTCGGTTGTTTTGTTCAGTAGTGGGGGCATCACGTTCACCTCCGGCGATCAAGATTTTATTGTATCTTCTGGGTCGAAGTTGGGAGTGAATGAGCGATCGCCAAGAATGTAGAGACTTTTATGTTACCTTCTCACGGAAGCCGGAATATCTGAGTCAGGGAAGTTCCGAAAAATAGCTCCACGCGCACGTAAATCAGCTTTGTCTTGTTTTGTTAAGCCACGGTTGTCCCCAAAGATAGCGTTTTCTACAACAATGCTGGTGAATTCAGCCTCGCTAAGGTTAGTCCCGATAAGGTTAGCGTAGCTAAGGATAGTCTTCAGCAGATTACTTCCACAGAGATCAGCCCTGTAAAGGTTGGCTCCGCTAAGGTTAGTCTCATGAAGGTTAGCTCCGCTGAGGTCAGCCCCAAGAAAGTTGGCTCCGCTGAAGTCAGCTCCACTGAGGTCAGCCCCACTCAGGTCAGCCCCAATAAAATTAGACTCATTGAGATGGGATCTGCTGAAGTTAACCTCGCTGAGGTGAGATCTGCTGAAGTTGACTTCATTAAGGTTTGCTTCGCTAAAATTAGCTCCGCCGAGATGCGCTCTGCTGAAGTTTGCTTCGCTAAGGTTTGCTTCGCTAAAGTTTGCTTCACTCAAGTTAGCTCTACTAAAGTTGGCTCCAGTGAGGTTGGCTCCGTGAAAGTTTGTTCTGCTAAGCTGGGTGTCTCGAAAGTCAGCATCTTGGAGGTCAGCCTCACCAAGATTAGCCCCACGAAGGTTGGCTCCGCGAAAGTCAGCCCCAGCGAGGTCAGCCCCAACGAGGTTAGTTCCACGGAGATTAGCTCCGCTGAGGTGAATCTCTATCGGTGCTTCTTGCCTCCAGGCATTCCATTCACGGATACTTCGCCGGAGTATTGCCAGTTGAAAATCTTTAGTTATTAAACGTTGTGACTGCTGATTTGATTCTTCTTCAGCTAGCTCAACAAGCTTTTCACTTGGTTCTAAATAGTGAAAATTACGTCTGTACTCATCCCAGGCAACAAAAAGAACTCCAATGACAATATATGTAACTAACCAAGAGAATGGTAGATTACCTCCGGTTACTAGCAGCAAAACTACGAACCCTAGAAAAACGAAGGACACCTGCCTGAGTAGTGATTTCAAGCTAGCTTGAAGTTCTGCAAGCATCGATGAATTAGGGTTTGCCGACACGTTGACCTCCCTTCTTTGCAAGAAGTTGATTAAGGTCTGACAGAAAACGGCTTATGACCCGACCTGCCAGAACCATCCAAAGGCAAAAGTCCGAGATAACGATAATGAAGCAGGCATAGCGGTTGACCCCCAATGGACTTTCCTGCATACATACATCAAACCCTGAGAACTCTTTACCCAAAATCCATTTTCCAATCAAGCTCGGAATCTGGAGTAACAGACTAAGTGCGATCGCATCCTGTACAGTCTCGCAAAAAGTTTTCCACAGGTCGCCCATCACAGCCTTGCCGATGACATCTACCGGGTCAAAGACTGCTGCTAGGACTTTCTCTGCCTTTTCGCGTGGTGTCAGTTGTATCTTGGATGCAGGAGACTTAGGTGGAGTTTGTGGGGAAGACATGAGGACGACCGAAAACTCTTTTTCAGTTTAGCCTCCCTGCGCTCATTATTTTTGATTCTATAACGGTCATCAGTATTGTTTATCTAAACCTACACTTTTTCAGTGATAGAGCCTTTCTGAAATTTGTTTTAAGGAGACTGGAAATTTTGACTAAAACAATTAAAGTATCTGATATTAAATGGGCTTACAGCAGGAAACTAGACTCTAATCTTGTAGAAGGATTCATTAAGAGCCTTTGCCTATTTGTTGGTGAAATACTCAGAAGTGACGAAATAGGGCTTATTGTTTGGCAACATCAGGCTATCCTAATGGTTCGTATCCATAGAATCGATTTCGAGACTGAGGTAACCTATGTTGATGCGATCAACTTTAAGGATTCAGGATTAAAAGAAATGCTGAAAAATCTAAATCTTGATAATAATGGCCCTGCTTTCATTTGCTCTTGCTTTGAGGTATTTTGTTACCGTCCAAAATTAGACAAGCCTTATCATCCCAAAATACATCCCACATATATCCGGGCTAGAGAACGAGCATCAAGAATATTGGACGCAATATTCACAGTGGCAATAGCTCCAGGTGAGGGAGCTTATGTTTCATTTGCCCAAGTTGATAAGAAGACATCTACAAAGTTTTTCAAGAAAACGTCTAACCAAAATCAACCTAAAGATGAGTTGATAAATTTTGCGAAAGTCGTAGGTAGTTGGATAGGAGAATTCTACACCGATGAAATTGGCTCCAAACAGTACAAAACTAAAAACCGATATCCCATTGCTCCTAAACCCCTCGAAGGTTGTGAGTTACACGTCATAACCTCAGATGATGACGGTAATCTTATATCCTATCAAGCTGAAGTTTAAGAAATGAAGCCTTCCTATCGCTTTAATAAAAATTTTGACATTGGTAGCTGAATTCCCCATCATTATAGACTCATCTACTGCTCAAAGCTTCTGATCTTCTCTTGCAAGCGTTGATAAATGCGATCGCAAAGTGGCGTGAAGCGCGATCGCTCCAAGACAGCACAACAGGCGACCCCAATCGTTCGGTTCCATAATGTGCTACAAGATTCTCGCATCCTTTCGCTTCTCCAATATGAATCTGGATGAAGCGGAATTTGGGTTAATGACATTTATCTGTCACGAATGACAGATAATTAGTCACTATACAATTTTTAATGGGCAGTACTGGACTCGAACCAGTGACATCCTGCTTGTAAGGCAGGCGCTCTACCAACTGAGCTAACCGCCCAAATTCAGACACTTTTTAGATAATAGCAGATTACGCTGCTGCTGCTACTATTCAAACAGAATAAATTTTAAAAAATCTCAAATTTTAACGGATGCCCTCTGGTCGGACGCACGATCGCATTACTTTATGGTGCCTGCCTTGGGTGGCTGGCATGACGTTCGGGCTGACTCGCAGTGGCGATCTGACGTTAATCGTTTCCGGAGGATTTTTATTCAGCGGGCTGATGTTTAGCCCAGACTTGGATCTAAACTCGCGTCCTTATCAGCGTTGGGGCTGGTTGCGGTGGATTTGGATACCCTACCAGAAGAGTTTACGTCACCGCTCGATTTTTTCCCACGGGTTAGCAATTGGGACAATCGTGCGATCGCTCTATCTCGCCTGCTGGCTCTTTCTCGTGGGATTGTTGATATTGGGGATACTACAGCTAGTCTGGGGTGTCGGGTGGACTTGGCAGGTAGTAGCGAATCAGGCGCAGCGATCGCTTACTCAATACCCGGCTGAATGGATAGCACTATTTGTGGGTTTGGAATTGGGTGCAATGAGTCACTCTTTCAGTGACTGGGGGGGTTCTGCCTACAAACGGTTTAAAAAAAGTGGATTGAAGGCGGTGATGCCTAAGCGGGTGAAGACTCGGAAGCGAACCGGCAAAGTGAGTCGGCGCACCCTCAAGAAACCAACTGCCAAGACGCAGAGAACGCGAAGGTAAGATCGAAAGGCAAACTGAGTTTTCGTTTATGTTGAATTCCCCAGAATCTGCTCATCCCATGCCTCAAACTGCACTAGAAGCGCTGCAACAGTTGATTGAGGTTGTTGCCCAGTTGCGATCGCCCAATGGGGGTTGTCCGTGGGATTTAGCGCAGACTCCCCAAACGCTCACTCCATATGTCATCGAAGAAGCTTATGAAGTCGTAGATGCGATTCGCACTGGGGATAAAGAAGCGATCGCTGAAGAACTGGGGGACTTATTGCTACAGGTGGTGCTGCAAGCGCAGATTGCCAGCGAATCCGGGCAATTTAGCTTAACCGATGTAGTTCAGGGGCTGACTCAAAAGCTGATCCGCCGTCATCCTCACGTCTTTGGAGAGGTTGAAGTCGAAAGTGCGGAGGAAGTCCACGAAAATTGGCAGAAGATCAAAGCCGCAGAAAAAGGAGAAACGATTCAAGACACGCAACAGCTAAGTCGCAAACTGACTCGTTATTCCCGCACATTGCCGCCACTGATGGCGGGGATGAAGATAT
Coding sequences within:
- a CDS encoding pentapeptide repeat-containing protein; protein product: MLAELQASLKSLLRQVSFVFLGFVVLLLVTGGNLPFSWLVTYIVIGVLFVAWDEYRRNFHYLEPSEKLVELAEEESNQQSQRLITKDFQLAILRRSIREWNAWRQEAPIEIHLSGANLRGTNLVGADLAGADFRGANLRGANLGEADLQDADFRDTQLSRTNFHGANLTGANFSRANLSEANFSEANLSEANFSRAHLGGANFSEANLNEVNFSRSHLSEVNFSRSHLNESNFIGADLSGADLSGADFSGANFLGADLSGANLHETNLSGANLYRADLCGSNLLKTILSYANLIGTNLSEAEFTSIVVENAIFGDNRGLTKQDKADLRARGAIFRNFPDSDIPASVRR
- a CDS encoding metal-binding protein, producing MPSGRTHDRITLWCLPWVAGMTFGLTRSGDLTLIVSGGFLFSGLMFSPDLDLNSRPYQRWGWLRWIWIPYQKSLRHRSIFSHGLAIGTIVRSLYLACWLFLVGLLILGILQLVWGVGWTWQVVANQAQRSLTQYPAEWIALFVGLELGAMSHSFSDWGGSAYKRFKKSGLKAVMPKRVKTRKRTGKVSRRTLKKPTAKTQRTRR
- the mazG gene encoding nucleoside triphosphate pyrophosphohydrolase, which encodes MLNSPESAHPMPQTALEALQQLIEVVAQLRSPNGGCPWDLAQTPQTLTPYVIEEAYEVVDAIRTGDKEAIAEELGDLLLQVVLQAQIASESGQFSLTDVVQGLTQKLIRRHPHVFGEVEVESAEEVHENWQKIKAAEKGETIQDTQQLSRKLTRYSRTLPPLMAGMKISQKAAAAGFEWENIEGVWAKFHEELAEFEEALQQEDEAHQQAELGDLLFTVINLARWYDLDPSEALQGTNQRFIQRLKKMEAFADRPLSDYTLDELETLWQQAKAQLAASGELKKEL